A portion of the Manduca sexta isolate Smith_Timp_Sample1 chromosome 20, JHU_Msex_v1.0, whole genome shotgun sequence genome contains these proteins:
- the LOC115449725 gene encoding LOW QUALITY PROTEIN: ATP-dependent RNA helicase DDX54 (The sequence of the model RefSeq protein was modified relative to this genomic sequence to represent the inferred CDS: deleted 2 bases in 1 codon), whose amino-acid sequence MLKPKELGDELPGFDAVVEDTEQNDSQTNKKKKKGSGGFQSMGLSFPVLKGVTKRGYKQPTPIQRKTIPLALSGKDVVAMARTGSGKTASFVLPILEKLLSPNSKPQPGKNLRALILSPTRELALQTLRFVRELGKFTGLSSAAILGGESIEQQFSVMSGKAPDIVVATPGRFLHICIEMSLKLDNIKVVVFDEADRLFELGFGEQLQEIVARLPSSRQTLLFSATYPKMLVEFARAGLSDPMLIRLDVDWKLPSTLWLGWISVRAELKTAALLLLLDKVLTPETPQAVVFAATRHHVEYLHLILQQAGITSTYAYSGLDPSARKIALGRFTNKKVSVLIVTDVAARGLDLPALDTVINYNFPAKPKLFVHRVGRSARAGRAGRAFSLIAAEDIAHLLDLQLFLGAELLTPASVETNGPTCPSGVWGAMPTVQLELRHQDVVTWEKNYSEIEEAVRTCSRGWQQYVKWREPASAEANKRAKTTDAPTMTHPFLVDDNMDKAVDMVQQIKNYTPKGTILELSAKNDSPSYLAMKAKKQAHGKTVAKIRDNKKLKAAGILVEDMGQKSNKNAGKKKKEVVRDENYIPHQASDQHTEMGMAVNFNAGAESAALELGADSAAAARSRAATLRWDRKRKKMVHVDPDGGRKMIRTESGGRVPATYRSGRYNEWKKRNAAVDDDDDDDQARDVNRKKPVSEFRPHWVKHNERVAKKAAEAKSKEFRDKQQIVKERLRKDKVKQKLKYKVNKKKKRK is encoded by the exons ATGTTGAAACCTAAAGAACTGGGAGATGAACTCCCAGGCTTCGATGCCGTAGTAGAAGATACGGAACAAAATGATTCGCAGactaacaaaaagaaaaagaaggGCTCGGGTGGATTTCAGTCCATGGGATTAAGTTTTCCGGTGCTAAAAGGTGTTACAAAAAGGGGTTACAAACAGCCCACTCCCATACAGCGAAAG ACTATACCTTTAGCTTTGAGTGGTAAAGATGTGGTGGCTATGGCCCGCACTGGTTCTGGTAAGACGGCCTCTTTTGTTTTACCTATATTGGAAAAGCTACTGTCACCCAACAGCAAACCGCAGCCAGGGAAGAATTTAAGGGCTCTCATTCTTTCACCCACTAGGGAATTGGCTTTGCAG ACTTTAAGATTTGTGAGAGAGTTAGGCAAGTTTACGGGCTTATCATCAGCAGCTATACTTGGTGGAGAGTCAATAGAGCAGCAGTTCAGTGTAATGTCAGGCAAGGCTCCAGATATAGTGGTCGCAACCCCTGGACGTTTCTTGCACATCTGCATTGAAATGAGTTTGAAGTTGGATAACATAA AGGTTGTAGTATTTGATGAAGCTGACCGTCTCTTTGAGCTTGGTTTTGGTGAACAACTGCAAGAAATTGTCGCTCGGTTACCATCAAGCCGTCAAACTTTGCTATTCTCAGCAACC TACCCAAAAATGTTGGTGGAGTTTGCAAGAGCTGGTCTTTCTGACCCAATGCTCATTAGGTTGGATGTTGACTGGAAACTACCTTCAACATTGTGGCTGGGATGGATATCTGTGAGAGCTGAATTGAAAACTGCTGCATTGTTGTTGTTATTGGATAAGGTTTTGACTCCAGAGACACCACAGGCAGTGGTGTTTGCAGCTACTAGACATCATGTTGAATATTTGCATTTG ATACTCCAACAAGCCGGTATAACGTCAACATATGCGTACTCCGGCCTCGATCCGTCTGCCCGAAAGATAGCCCTGGGCCGTTTCACCAACAAGAAGGTGTCAGTGCTGATAGTAACAGATgtggcagcgagaggtctcgaCCTGCCGGCTCTCGACACCGTCATTAACTACAACTTCCCGGCCAAACCAAAGCTCTTTGTGCATAGAGTTG GTCGTAGTGCCCGCGCGGGCAGGGCCGGACGCGCCTTCTCTCTCATAGCGGCGGAGGATATCGCTCACTTGCTCGACCTGCAATTGTTCCTCGGAGCAGAGCTGCTGACCCCCGCCAGTGTCGAGACCAACGGACCCACGTGTCCCAGTGGCGTGTGGGGAGCCATGCCCACGGTACAGTTGGAATTACGGCACCAAGACGTTGTCACTTGGGAGAAGAATTATTCCGAAATT GAAGAGGCAGTTCGCACATGTTCACGTGGGTGGCAGCAATACGTGAAGTGGCGAGAACCAGCCTCCGCCGAGGCCAACAAGCGAGCCAAGACTACCGACGCTCCAACTATGACGCACCCATTCCTAGTCGACGACAACATGGACAAGGCAGTGGATATGGTGCAGCAGATTAAGAATTATACGCCTAAGGGG ACAATTTTGGAACTCTCGGCGAAGAACGATTCTCCGTCGTATTTAGCTATGAAAGCTAAAAAGCAAGCTCACGGCAAAACGGTCGCCAAAATCAGAGACAACAAAAAActaaag GCTGCAGGTATTTTGGTAGAAGATATGGGACAAAAGTCGAACAAAAACGCTGGcaagaagaagaaagaagttGTACgtgatgaaaattatattccaCATCAAGCGAGTGATCAACATACTGAAATGGG CATGGCGGTGAACTTCAACGCGGGCGCGGAGAGCGCGGCGCTGGAGCTCGGCGCCGACtcggccgcggcggcgcgcagccggGCCGCCACGCTGCGCTGGGACCGCAAGCGGAAGAAGATGGTGCACGTCGACCCC GATGGCGGTCGCAAGATGATTCGCACGGAGAGCGGCGGCCGCGTGCCCGCCACCTACCGCAGTGGGCGCTACAACGAGTGGAAGAAACGGAACGCCGCCGTTGATGAcgacgatgatgatgatcagGCTAGAGATGTGAACAGGAAGAAACCTG TTTCCGAATTCCGTCCACACTGGGTGAAACACAACGAGAGAGTCGCAAAGAAGGCGGCCGAGGCGAAATCCAAGGAATTCAGAGACAAGCAGCAGATCGTAAAGGAGCGCCTGCGCAAGGACAAGGTCAAACAGAAACTCAAGTACAAAGTCAACAAGAAGAAGAAAAGGAAATAA